The sequence TGGCTCATGAACATTATTTTTGAAGTTGAGCTCGAATAACCCATGTTTGATTGAGCTTGAATCGAGTTGGCTTCTCATTGGCGTACGTAACTTTatggttatttatttatgagatATTTATGTATAGAAATCATTTTTTATGAGTTTAATTTAGAAAACAGAACTTATTTTAATTCagttaataatatttttctaacTAATATAGTGAATCTTGTGTGTTTTCAGTAAAATATACTATGTtctcaaaatttcattttaaccctatttttttttacaatttaatcattttttatcgGAGATATTGATGTAGTACTAGACATGTCAATATCACATCACTGTCGCATCAACGTAACATCGAAAAATGACTGAACTTGTCAAAAAATATAGCAGATtaagtttgaaatttaaaatagaataTCAAAATCGTATTGAGATAATATGACAAAAAATGTAAAGATTGTGATTTATGAAgaagattttttaattttgtgcaTGGGTAAATATGAAAAACATTCGATCCAAGATCCGAAgtacaaaaactatatataaaaattcaattaatttcaTCACGATACTACAAAGTTAAATAAAATAGTAATGTAATCCTTAAATGAATAAACGTGTTTTTTCATCAATCCCCAAAACTTATGGACAACAAAACCTCCCAGTATATATTATGAAATCTGTGATATATTAAGAATAATAAATATCTTTAATATAAACGAAAACTTCTTGTCCTTAATCCAACTTCTATTCTCATTTCGAATTCTTATAGCAAAGAATAAAcaacaaatttattaaaatcagAACTGATTGATGAACTAGAGTTGGCGGCGGTGGAGTTGGAGCTCGCCGCATGTGTAAGCTGATCATGGGTTCTGCCGCCATGGAAACATGAGGACTCACGGTGGTCAGACTGGCGGAGCAACGTGTGGTGGTGGTCGTCAACGGCGGATGGAGGGTGGTAGTACATGCGAGCAGTTTGAGGGCAGTGAGAATGAAACCTGGCTGCTATTCTAACCCCTGCATCTAGAAGCTCCACGTATTTTCCCATCGAAGAACACTAAACTGTGTGAGAGTTTTCTGTTGTTGGTGGAGATGGGGAGACTTGTGTATTTATAAGTTGCAGTTCTAGCAAGCATTTATATGGACTTTTAATTCGGTGTTGAACTTTAGTTTTTTTGACTAATTAATTAGGGATTGACTTGTGATTGACTCTGTCAAATGTGGCCTTTTTCCGTTAGGTGTAGCTAGGTGGCAACAGTGGGAAGAGACTGGTCAAATATANTTTATTTGTTTCATCACATCTAATAAGTGAATGACGTATCATCGTTGCTTACATAAAGTTCTATCCATATCAAAAGTTAAAGGGTATGaataaattttagttattttaggGGGTCGACAAGTTACGAACTCCTAGCCGATAAATTAAGGAAAGGCAATAAATAATGTAATAAAGAATGTTGAGTTGTCCAGAAAAATGTACCACTAATCGTTGGCTTAGGACgtttaatttgatattatttaaataattttttaagcaCTTGGTTTTGGGGTTGTCCATTCTTAACATCAAAAGCCAGGTAAATTAATTACTAGTTCAAGGGACTTTGAGCAAAGTCAGATGAAAGGGCTTTTTGTGCATCTGAAAGCGGACTTACAAGCTAATTAATAGAAGTCAAATATTATTtcctaataaataaatatgcttGCTTAGAAAAACGATAGGGAAATACTATTTATGtcacattatattttttttaaaaaaaggtcatatatgatatataattcttaaattaaattaaaaactaaaagagaaataaaaatttgtagaattaataacagatttttttaaaaaaaaagcataAATTTAATGGATTCAATTAAAAatgtaaaaagaaaaagaaacgaATTCATTTTTAAATAAGCCTTAGCATTTTTTCCCTAATAATACACCTGGCAAAAATAATCACcctcaaattatttttaagaaaacagtttataatttttttgcctTCGTACTTACAAAGTCGTGGAGCCACATAAAATTTGAGGGGTTCCATCTCTCCAAatccaattaaaatattttcctccTATATAAATTAAACATAATCTAAAATGCtgtaaacaaatttaatttaagtaatATGAATATACAACTCGATTAGTTAAAATTGACTAAATATACAATTCGATTCAAGCTCGAGTCTCACTCATTGCAgatagtttttttaatttatttaggtAGATTTAATTATTTCTTTGCCCAAGATAAACAAATCTCGGGTCTACTACGCTCAAGTATTATCGGTAGTatgaacaattatattatatttttatagtcTGAAATAATAGTATACTTATACtctaaaaaaatagataaatagaACTTCTCACATTAGATTATGTATAAATTAATTCATCGCGGACGACATAAGTGAATTGAGTTTGGgcccaaataatatatttagatagatgaatttaaaattcataatttcaattatatttttattgtaaacaataaaaaaattaataaaatattaaatctatattttatttatttacacattagttacactaaataaaatagaatttcAATGCTTCCATCATTGGATGAACTCGAAATATATCCTAATTaacatgaacaatataaaacatgtaagagttggatttgaagtttatggTCTTACCTCTCTaaaactataaaaatatatttgaaatcaatgaatttgaaatccatcaatccaaacacaacctaaatcatattatttgaaatatatggTATAGAACATAACGTGTGAATTTAATAATTCCGTATCATATTATAATTCTTTTAGGACAACAATTATAAATGAATAGAGTATTAATATTCAACTTAAACTTACTCATTGAAAACGTAAAACCCTAATTAAAGGCTGATATTATAATACACTCTTCTACATCATATTTTTTTCCAAGTAAAATGGTTCTAAAAAATGTGCAGAATTATTTCTATATATAGACAGAATTGGTACGTACCATTTTGTGATAAATTGGTGGGTTATAACTTGTAGAACCGTGTAAGCTATCAAGCTATCTGAGGAATGATGCAAAAGATCAATAACTGAATATGCATAAGACAAGAGCAAACAGACAAGAGCAAACAGACAAGTAACCTGTTAATTATTGAGGGATCCAAATTTCAGATTacacattttattatattttgaaattaaagttagattttttttacttaaaaatgAATATCCACCCTATTTACAGCTACATGCTGGATAAACTATTGCTGGCTCGAGTAGTTTCTTGAAACCAATTAGCtagattaaatttaattttattgacaTTAAATTATCATAAAGTTTTGATTCTGCATTATTACCTTGTAAATATAAGGATCTATGCGACCTCCAGCTCCATATCTCTTTACTTCCTCTTGTTTCAGCAACCTAGATCAAGAACAGATTTGTTAGTTTTGGAATATAGTATTCATTTAAGCTGAAGGACTTAATATCCAGAATTTGGGCATTGGGGATTAGATatgttaagaaaaaatattaattttctccTGCGAACAAAAAGGGCATGTGGTCATTGTTGAAACACTTTATCCCAGAAACTCGAAATTACAAGACATTGCTCAATGATAATTTTATAGTTTATTATGCCTTGACCCAGAATTTTTATCCAAGAAGTATGAATCAGATACTAGCCTACCAAGACCAACTCAATCAAATAATGAGAGCAGATTTATATCGAAAAAgccattttcaaaaaataaaattaacccATATAAGTGAAATTCTTGTGTAGAATAAAAACGTTTCATTCCAACTCTCGCATAAAAAGTGACAAATAAGGTAGTGAGGTATGATAATTACATTCTCAAGGCTTTGCTGGTGGAGGGGCTATCACCGAGCAACTGGCGAATTTTCACTTCAGAAGCGTTCCCTTTAGACAAGATTCTCAGTATGGCCTCAGCTTGGTGTTCCATATGAGTAGAAACAACTGGCTTCCTCACCTTCTTGATGGCTTTACTTTCGGTACTGTAACTTTGAATGCTTGGGTTACTTGACAAGCACGATGAAGCATCGGCTGATGTTATCCCCGAAGCACAGTCGGATGATGTTGCTGGCTTGCTGGAAGTCAGTTTTAGGTCATCAGATACCCAGATGCTCTTTGAGCGTTTCTTTCGAGCTACCTGAGCATTTTGTGGAATCATTAGGGGAAAAACATTTGAGCACTGTTAAAATTAGGATAAATAACTACACGCGCAAATGTGAAATATGGTGGATCCTACTGTCGGACTACTTAGTTGGAAGAATAATCTTCAAATTCGACGAATGTTTCTCATGATCTGTGGAGCTAGAGACAGAGATGTCAAATGAGTTGATTGACATCCCAAAAAATCCAGATAAACAATATGTTTctgtcattattttattttactcaaCTTTATTCAACAAACAGCAGTAAGCAGCGTCCTGTTTTACCCACATATCTCAGCTGCAAATGAAATTTGATCACAGAAATACAGATTCGTTTTAAACAAAAATGAAGAAGTATGAAATCCCCAATCCCAGACACAAAAATATGGATACAGAAACACTCTGTAACATCCAGTTATTAAAAAAATGGCCAAACAACTGATCACTCTG comes from Primulina huaijiensis isolate GDHJ02 chromosome 17, ASM1229523v2, whole genome shotgun sequence and encodes:
- the LOC140962294 gene encoding uncharacterized protein, which encodes MINDFSSPESFENSRFSVSKSSNGSWSSETSVDEKTSVVISVPRFRHELKLKVARKKRSKSIWVSDDLKLTSSKPATSSDCASGITSADASSCLSSNPSIQSYSTESKAIKKVRKPVVSTHMEHQAEAILRILSKGNASEVKIRQLLGDSPSTSKALRMLLKQEEVKRYGAGGRIDPYIYKIA